The following coding sequences lie in one Ovis aries strain OAR_USU_Benz2616 breed Rambouillet unplaced genomic scaffold, ARS-UI_Ramb_v3.0 scaffold_87, whole genome shotgun sequence genomic window:
- the LOC105604177 gene encoding pregnancy-associated glycoprotein 1-like, translated as MATWPAFQNGRSGGMAAPSGKACVAQGSTWPPSPSIISPACWGHDFMLHVGKITIGTPSQELQVNFDTGSSDLCVPSLFCPSPACSTQVRFRYYKSSNFWPTQKTFRIAYASGSMKGFLAYDTIRVIHLVSTYQLFCLTFMEFWFETPFDGILGLNYPNISFTGAIPIFDTLKNQGAISEPVFAFYLSKMKRSVVIFHGVDKSYYQGVLNWVLLIHTGDWSVHMDRISMERKVIAHSGGCEAVVDTVISLILGLRRLVKNKQKLIGATYEHYISCFPVSTLSSIILTINGINYPVPAQA; from the exons ATGGCCACCTGGCCTGCTTTCCAGAATGGGCGAAGTGGAGGAATGGCTGCTCCCAGTGGTAAGGCCTGTGTGGCCCAGGGTTCAACATGGCCACCTAGTCCTAGTATCATATCTCCAGCCTGCTGGGGCCATGACTTT ATGCTACACGTAGGTAAAATCACCATTGGAACACCCTCTCAGGAACTGCAGGTTAATTTTGACACAGGTTCATCTGACTTGTGCGTGCCCTCCCTCTTTTGCCCCAGTCCAGCCTGTT CTACACAAGTTAGGTTCAGATATTACAAGTCTTCCAACTTCTGGCCTACCCAAAAGACCTTCAGGATTGCCTATGCATCTGGGAGCATGAAGGGATTTCTTGCTTATGACACTATTCGGGTAATAC ACCTTGTAAGTACTTACCAGCTGTTCTGTCTAACTTTCATGGAATTCTGGTTTGAGACACCTTTTGATGGCATCTTGGGTTTGAACTACCCCAACATATCCTTCACTGGAGCCATCCCCATCTTTGACACCCTGAAGAATCAAGGTGccatttctgagcctgtttttgcCTTCTACTTGAGTAA GATGAAACGCAGTGTGGTGATATTTCATGGGGTGGATAAATCCTACTACCAGGGAGTGCTCAACTGGGTACTATTGATCCACACAGGTGACTGGAGTGTACACATGGACCG CATCTCCATGGAAAGAAAGGTTATTGCTCATTCTGGCGGCTGTGAAGCTGTTGTAGATACTGTGATATCACTGATCCTTGGCCTAAGAAGATTGGTCAAAAACAAGCAGAAGCTCATCGGTGCCACATACGAG CACTACATTTCATGTTTTCCAGTCAGTACCCTGTCCTCTATTATTCTCACGATCAATGGTATCAATTACCCAGTCCCAGCTCAAGCTTAA